The DNA segment TCCTTGACCAATTAAGACGCGCTAGCATCAAATTAAGAAGTTAATGACGTTAAAAAACAAGAAAAAGCAAAATAATATCCAAGTTTATAGTCCTATCTTGAAGAGGTTTGTGTAAGAAAGTCAAGTGTTATTTACAAACTCCTGACTGAAAAAATATAAGCAGAGCTTTTCTCCCGGCGTCAAATTACCCAGAGCTTTGTGAGGTTTGACCCAGTTGTAGTCATTGACGAAACGAGCCAGTGATTTTCTGCGAAGCTCCAGAGACTCGAAATGCTCCTTATCGTGCCACATCTCCATCAAGGTCCGTACGACTCGTTCCGCCTTGCCATTGGTCTTGGAGGTTGCCGGGCGCGTGAACTTCTGCCCGATACCCTTTCTCATGCACAGCTCCGCAAAAGCGTGATGCTCCGGATTCCCTTGAAACTCTTTGCCGTTATCCGTATAGGCTGTCTCAATCGTATACGCGCATTCCTCCAGGATTTGACCCGGAAAGCTCCCTGCAGAAGCGGCTGTCTTGTCCGGCAGGATGGCCGCATGGAGCTCACGGCTGTAGTCGTCGATCGCCACGAAAAGATGTCTCGCGGGTCGGTACTGACCTGTCCCTTCAGTAAAGGCAGACGCTTGCAGTCAAGGTGAAGCATTTCTCCCGGATAGCTTTTGTTGCAGCGTTTGGCCTCCTTTTTCAATCCGGCTTTAATTGTTTTTTCTATTCTATTGGCAAGACGTTTCATGCTCCAGGCCAAAGTGCGGAAACGAGCATTGCAGCTGTCGTGAATGGAGAAATCCCGTTTTCGGCCTCGTGCCAGAATCTTATGGATCGTCGGACGGGAGACGTGATATTCCTCGGCCAGCAAAGCAACGCGTATGTGTTCTGTGTGATGCCTCCGATAAATCTCCTCTCGTTGCTGGGGTGTCCGTTTTGTGCGTTTGTGGATGTTCATTTTGGGCAGCTCCTTCCCGGGCGTTTCCCTCCTGCAACCTCACCCGGTTTGTAAACAACCCTAGATTATCCTGCACAGAAGGATTCTTAAGATCGATGGCAATATACCTCGCGATATCGCGCATCTGCCTCTCGGCCTGTCGGGTCGCCCTCACCTCATAACGCCTTACCTCCACGCCCGAAGTTCCTTTTTCAGATCCGAGACCACGTCCGCCGCCGGCCGGGCCGCATCCGCCCTTGCCTGATCCATGCCGCTGCGCATCATGGCATCGAACTGTGCGTCGCTCATTTCCTCTCTTGAAACGGGCCGCCTCGGGAGTGAAAGTGCAAACGGGATCTCACGCTTCAGGATGATCTGTTTATACAGCATGTTGATGACCACGGAGGCCGGGACCCCCAGCTGGTTCATGATGCGCTCCGCCTCCTCCTTGACGTCGGGCTCGACGCGCGCCAATACATTTGCGGTTTTCGTCGCCATAACGGTCACCTCCCACGCCTATTATTGTATATCTTTTAGGCATACAACGACACCTTTATGCCCCCTGTTCAGGAACTCTGGGGTCCGTCAGGGCCTAAACCCCGAGCATCTCCCTGCAGATCCCGACGATCTTCCGGGCGATCTCCGCCTCCGCCTCGGCCGTGGAGCCGCCGATGTGCGGCGTCAGGACCACGTTCGGGGCCCGGAGCAGCGGGGAGCTCCGGAGGATCGGCTCGTCGGCGAACACGTCCAGCCCCGCGGCAGCGATGTGGCCGGACTTCAGCAGATCCGCCAGGGCCTCCTCGTCCACGATGCCGCCCCGAGACGTGGCGAGCAGCACGGCCCCCCGCTTCATGGCGCCCAGGCGCTCGCGCGACAGGAGCCCCCGGCTCTCTCCGTTCAGCGGGCAGTGGACCGAGAGGACGTCAGCCCGGGCGATCAGGTCGCCCAGCTCCAGATAGGGAACGGCCGAACCGGCGGCCGGGCGGGGCTGCCAGTGGAAGGGGACCATGCCGAACCCCGCCGCGATCTCGGCGACCCGGCGGCCGATGTTGCCGAAACCCACGAGCCCCAGCACCCTTCCGCGCAGTTCCGTGCCGTGGAAGAAGTCGGGCAGCGCGCCGCTCTGGCCGCTCGTCCATCCCCCGGCCCGGACGTAGCGGTCCGCCCTGTGGATGCCCCTCAGGCAGTTCAGCAGGAGCCCGAAGGTCAGCTCCGCGACGGCGTTGGCGTTGGCCCCGCTGGTGTTCCGGACCGTCAGCCCGCGCGCCGCGGCCGCCTCCAGATCGATGTGGTCCGTACCGACCCCGTAGACCACGACCCCCCTCAACCGAGGAGCCGCCGCCATCAGCGCCTCGTCCACACGTGCGTACTCGGCCACCACGATCTCCGCATCCCCGACGGCCGCCATCAGGCCGGGGCGGTCGTCCAGGTCGCACCGCACGATCTCCGCCACCGCGGCGAGCTCCCGGTACGACTCCTCCGCAAAATTGAACGCATCCGCAAAGACGATCCTTCCCACGCCATCTCCCCCGTTTTGATCCAAGCGGTCCCCCGCCCGGTACGATTCAGGCCCGCCACGGAGGACGGGCCAAGCCTTTAAATCCTTCTGCCGACGAAATTACAGCCCCGCCACGAAGCGGTCGAAGGCGGCCATGCCCTCCATATCGCGCTTGAACACCCCGCTGTCGTGCAGCACCTGCTCGAAGACGCGCCCCACCTCGGCGCGAAGCATCCCCTCGACGGCCCCCTGCTCCAGCCCGCGATGCCGCCGGCGGAGCGACCGGTACCAGGGATCGTGCGCCGCCAGATCGGGGTGGGCGGACAGGTCGTCCCCGCCCCGTCCCCAGGCCTCGCACATCCGGGCCAGCGCGTCCTTCAGGCGCGGGGGGAGCACCGCCAGCCCCATCACCTCGATCAGCCCGATGTTCTCCTTTTTGATGTGGTGGACCTCGGCGTGGGGATGGAAGATCCCCAGAGGATGCTCCGGGCTGGTGCGGTTGTTCCGCAGCACCAGGTCGAACTCGTAGAGGGGCCCGCGCCTCCGGGCGATGGGCGTGACCGTGTTGTGGGGCTCGCCGCCGCTCTCGCTCAGGACCCCGACCGAGGCGTCGGTGTAGCCGCGCCAGGCGTCCAGGACATGACAGGAGAGATCGATCAGGGCGCCGGGGTCCTCCGAGGCCAGGCGCAGCGCCGCCATCGGCCACTTGACGCGCCCCACC comes from the Fretibacterium sp. OH1220_COT-178 genome and includes:
- a CDS encoding integrase core domain-containing protein; translation: MAIDDYSRELHAAILPDKTAASAGSFPGQILEECAYTIETAYTDNGKEFQGNPEHHAFAELCMRKGIGQKFTRPATSKTNGKAERVVRTLMEMWHDKEHFESLELRRKSLARFVNDYNWVKPHKALGNLTPGEKLCLYFFSQEFVNNT
- a CDS encoding type II toxin-antitoxin system RelB/DinJ family antitoxin, which translates into the protein MATKTANVLARVEPDVKEEAERIMNQLGVPASVVINMLYKQIILKREIPFALSLPRRPVSREEMSDAQFDAMMRSGMDQARADAARPAADVVSDLKKELRAWR
- a CDS encoding 2-hydroxyacid dehydrogenase, whose translation is MDQNGGDGVGRIVFADAFNFAEESYRELAAVAEIVRCDLDDRPGLMAAVGDAEIVVAEYARVDEALMAAAPRLRGVVVYGVGTDHIDLEAAAARGLTVRNTSGANANAVAELTFGLLLNCLRGIHRADRYVRAGGWTSGQSGALPDFFHGTELRGRVLGLVGFGNIGRRVAEIAAGFGMVPFHWQPRPAAGSAVPYLELGDLIARADVLSVHCPLNGESRGLLSRERLGAMKRGAVLLATSRGGIVDEEALADLLKSGHIAAAGLDVFADEPILRSSPLLRAPNVVLTPHIGGSTAEAEAEIARKIVGICREMLGV